In one Pasteuria penetrans genomic region, the following are encoded:
- a CDS encoding sortase, with translation MIPLIKKIALVTLSLSLGVCGYYVYRMWSERENIPQSSDIKPYDNGTTQDPQNGTPDNKANIPTINVPTMERGEKAVRVGKATQNCPKVAELTLPGKSKKIYNLLLAQHQSIENTCLHNGPIVGTRSSKFVLPGKPGLSFISGHRDTQFRDLKNVEKGDYAIFDDGTKKLTYQVHNYRTVRKEAAILRPIKSEQSVLWITTCYPFYYRGDAPYRRIFELNLVREEESAKGNN, from the coding sequence ATGATCCCACTCATAAAAAAAATTGCCCTGGTCACCCTCTCACTATCCCTGGGTGTATGCGGGTACTATGTCTACCGAATGTGGTCCGAAAGAGAAAATATCCCCCAAAGCAGCGACATAAAACCATACGATAACGGCACCACACAGGATCCACAGAATGGTACACCAGACAACAAAGCCAACATTCCAACCATAAATGTACCCACAATGGAGAGGGGGGAAAAGGCAGTTAGGGTAGGAAAAGCAACCCAAAATTGCCCAAAGGTAGCGGAATTGACCCTCCCGGGTAAGAGTAAAAAGATTTACAATCTATTACTCGCACAACACCAATCCATAGAAAATACCTGCCTCCACAATGGACCTATTGTGGGAACACGATCCTCAAAATTCGTACTCCCCGGTAAACCCGGTCTATCCTTCATTTCTGGACACCGTGATACACAATTCAGAGATCTAAAAAATGTCGAAAAAGGGGACTACGCCATTTTCGATGATGGAACAAAAAAGCTTACTTACCAAGTTCATAATTACCGAACTGTACGAAAGGAAGCAGCCATCCTACGCCCCATAAAAAGTGAACAGTCCGTCCTTTGGATTACAACCTGCTATCCCTTCTACTACCGTGGAGATGCTCCTTATCGACGCATCTTTGAATTGAACTTAGTCCGCGAAGAAGAAAGTGCAAAGGGAAACAACTGA
- a CDS encoding transposase, whose amino-acid sequence MIPGRCTMEQSNLKEVEEWMECFANQWHWCSTKEEIKLAILCEYYRKHASWYRQTYADYHNTIGQPCKDILFTLTMEFVKETFGWTDRELIERLPREGLFFEALGGKKGKPLIGRRTLYDGRKRLLAYEEKVRCNVTQGSFQHFTTFQKSIVGMISTCRRMDSTLINSNIRKLTRNEVIYLVAKNVVCISAELQIPLPAEWGVFLEKGCKQTDIDCQQSLGHQPPLLPQKGVTARDHRTAELVGVCLAIRNYTSEYDEIRSTKEYALLERVIWEQTEEDEQGNLRMLPKVRSGSLQSPYDPDAQYRKKNKQECWGYSGQIVEDRDGEKGISLISFFDLRGSLHPDTTFAKEYIETWVPHDGMQLCADGGYYSHEISELAQSKGISLCFTNMTGQRENPNQLRASTFVRDKRTKEITRCAANKEPENSQYKPGGKPGSGTSVAYFNREDCKKCPFADQCIGKPNKTGGRTVRLTDRTYSAAKQRDQLEQPKYREAGNRRAAIEGVCSALKNAYGARRLKVRGERRARLTMFAKCVAYNTSQVSEYIVKFIRIRRRDAI is encoded by the coding sequence ATGATCCCAGGGCGTTGTACCATGGAACAGTCGAATTTGAAAGAGGTAGAGGAATGGATGGAATGCTTTGCGAATCAGTGGCACTGGTGTTCCACCAAAGAAGAAATTAAACTTGCAATCCTTTGCGAGTATTACAGGAAACATGCTTCATGGTACAGGCAAACATATGCCGATTATCATAATACGATTGGTCAACCGTGTAAGGATATCCTTTTTACCCTAACCATGGAGTTCGTTAAAGAGACCTTCGGGTGGACCGACAGGGAATTGATCGAACGTCTCCCACGGGAGGGACTATTTTTTGAAGCTCTGGGGGGGAAGAAAGGAAAGCCCCTTATAGGTAGAAGGACATTATATGACGGTAGGAAACGGTTGTTGGCATACGAGGAGAAAGTAAGATGCAATGTTACACAGGGTTCCTTTCAGCACTTCACCACCTTCCAAAAGTCAATAGTAGGTATGATATCCACCTGCCGTAGAATGGATAGCACACTAATCAACAGTAACATAAGGAAATTAACCCGTAATGAAGTGATCTATCTGGTGGCAAAAAATGTGGTTTGTATCTCGGCTGAACTTCAAATTCCCCTCCCCGCGGAGTGGGGGGTCTTTTTGGAAAAGGGATGCAAACAAACAGACATCGATTGTCAGCAATCATTGGGCCATCAGCCTCCTCTCCTCCCCCAAAAAGGAGTAACAGCAAGGGATCATAGGACTGCGGAGCTAGTTGGAGTTTGCTTGGCTATAAGGAACTACACCTCCGAATATGACGAAATCAGATCAACCAAGGAGTATGCATTGCTGGAAAGGGTGATCTGGGAACAGACGGAGGAGGATGAACAAGGAAATCTCAGGATGCTCCCCAAGGTGCGTTCTGGTAGTCTACAAAGCCCTTATGATCCTGATGCTCAGTACAGGAAGAAAAACAAACAGGAATGTTGGGGATATTCCGGCCAGATCGTAGAGGATCGTGATGGAGAGAAGGGAATAAGCCTGATTTCCTTCTTTGATCTGAGAGGTTCCCTGCATCCAGATACGACCTTTGCGAAGGAGTACATAGAAACATGGGTTCCCCATGATGGAATGCAGTTGTGTGCCGATGGAGGGTACTACAGCCATGAGATCAGCGAGCTGGCCCAATCAAAGGGTATTTCCCTATGTTTCACCAATATGACGGGCCAAAGGGAGAACCCCAATCAATTGAGGGCAAGCACGTTTGTGCGAGACAAAAGAACAAAGGAAATTACACGATGCGCGGCAAACAAGGAACCCGAGAACAGCCAGTACAAACCAGGGGGAAAACCAGGGAGCGGGACCAGTGTGGCTTATTTCAACAGGGAGGATTGCAAGAAGTGCCCCTTTGCGGATCAGTGCATTGGCAAACCCAACAAAACGGGGGGAAGAACCGTAAGATTGACCGACCGAACGTACTCAGCGGCAAAGCAAAGGGATCAATTGGAGCAACCCAAATACAGAGAAGCAGGGAATCGTCGTGCGGCCATTGAGGGCGTTTGCTCCGCACTCAAAAATGCCTATGGCGCCCGCCGACTTAAGGTGCGTGGTGAACGGAGAGCTAGGTTGACAATGTTCGCAAAGTGTGTAGCGTATAACACATCCCAAGTCTCCGAATATATAGTAAAATTTATAAGAATAAGAAGGAGGGATGCAATATAG
- a CDS encoding sortase domain-containing protein — protein sequence MARFVERLIWLIILGSLGVCGYLGYQWWSNIRDAGVDDPAYILHSMKNPEDTSPKPTILPKEPVHKIGENSEKCSKVMELTFPNRSDKIFNVRLAQTAAREDSCLEKGPIMVTRSSTLKYPGEPGLSFIAAHRDTSFLFLREKDLRIGDYAILVDKKGTKRIYQIRRIRTIPKEKATLKPIESKYSILWIQTCFPYRLTGDSPQRRFFEMDLIKEERNAKWRNP from the coding sequence ATGGCTCGATTCGTGGAACGATTGATCTGGCTCATTATCCTAGGGTCACTGGGGGTATGCGGATACCTTGGCTACCAATGGTGGTCGAATATTCGGGATGCTGGAGTCGATGATCCCGCCTATATCCTCCATTCGATGAAAAATCCAGAGGATACCTCCCCTAAACCAACGATCCTACCCAAGGAACCCGTTCATAAAATAGGGGAAAATTCGGAAAAATGTTCTAAAGTAATGGAATTGACATTCCCGAATCGTAGCGACAAAATTTTCAACGTGAGACTGGCCCAAACTGCCGCAAGGGAAGATTCATGCCTGGAAAAAGGACCTATTATGGTAACACGATCATCGACTCTCAAATACCCCGGTGAACCTGGCCTGTCCTTCATTGCCGCCCACCGCGACACAAGTTTCCTTTTTTTGAGAGAGAAGGATTTAAGAATAGGGGACTATGCCATCCTCGTTGACAAAAAAGGAACCAAACGAATCTATCAGATTCGTAGAATACGAACCATACCAAAGGAAAAAGCCACTCTGAAACCTATAGAAAGCAAATACTCCATCCTTTGGATTCAAACCTGCTTTCCTTACCGCCTCACCGGGGACTCCCCACAGCGCCGTTTCTTTGAAATGGATTTAATAAAGGAAGAAAGAAATGCGAAATGGCGCAATCCATAA
- a CDS encoding sortase domain-containing protein, producing MARFVERLIWLIILGSLGVCGYLGYQWWSHIRDAGVDDPAYILHSMKNPEDTSPKPTILPKEPVHKIGENSEKCSKVMELIFPNRSDKIFNVRLTQTAAREDSCLKKGPIMVTRSSTLKYPGEPGLSFIAAHRDTSFIFLKEKDLRIGDYAILVDKKGTKRIYQIRRIRTIPKEKATLKPIESKYSILWISTCFPFSFHGPAPYRRIFELDLVREEKGIKWHNE from the coding sequence ATGGCTCGATTCGTGGAACGATTGATCTGGCTCATTATCCTAGGATCACTGGGGGTATGCGGATACCTTGGCTACCAATGGTGGTCGCATATTCGGGATGCTGGAGTCGATGATCCCGCCTATATCCTCCATTCGATGAAAAATCCAGAAGATACCTCCCCTAAACCAACGATCCTACCCAAGGAACCCGTTCATAAAATAGGGGAAAATTCAGAAAAATGTTCTAAAGTAATGGAATTGATATTCCCGAATCGTAGCGATAAAATTTTCAACGTGAGACTGACCCAAACTGCCGCAAGGGAAGATTCATGCCTGAAAAAAGGACCTATTATGGTAACACGATCATCGACTCTCAAATACCCCGGTGAACCTGGCCTGTCCTTCATTGCCGCCCACCGCGACACAAGTTTCATTTTTTTGAAAGAGAAGGATTTAAGAATAGGGGACTATGCCATCCTCGTTGACAAAAAAGGAACCAAACGAATCTATCAGATTCGTAGAATACGAACCATACCAAAGGAAAAAGCCACTCTGAAACCTATAGAAAGCAAATACTCCATCCTTTGGATTTCCACCTGTTTCCCCTTCTCATTCCACGGACCTGCTCCCTATCGACGAATCTTTGAATTGGATTTGGTTCGTGAGGAAAAGGGTATAAAATGGCACAATGAATAA
- a CDS encoding sortase domain-containing protein has protein sequence MARFIEWLIWLIILGAVGVGGYFGYELLSEMQSAGTDDVSYTDRMMENSQDTSRKETITPKAKVKTVGKESKGCPKVGELMFPNTSSKIYNIVFSRDFSTDKACLKRGPILTGRKALPLVSPGEPGLSVISGHRDTHFKDLQKFGVGQYAVFNDQETKFIYQVRRMKTVVAGKGDTIPSIRSKNTILWISTCFPFSFHGPAPYRRIFELDLIREEKGIKWHNE, from the coding sequence ATGGCCCGATTCATAGAATGGCTGATCTGGCTTATCATTCTAGGAGCGGTAGGTGTCGGTGGATACTTTGGCTACGAACTACTTTCCGAAATGCAAAGTGCCGGAACCGACGATGTCTCCTATACCGATCGCATGATGGAAAATTCACAGGATACCTCCCGTAAGGAAACCATCACTCCTAAAGCTAAGGTGAAAACAGTAGGGAAAGAATCAAAGGGCTGTCCTAAAGTAGGAGAACTCATGTTTCCCAATACCAGCAGCAAAATTTACAATATCGTGTTTTCACGGGATTTCTCCACAGACAAGGCATGTCTCAAACGGGGACCCATTTTAACAGGGCGCAAGGCCCTTCCCCTCGTATCCCCTGGTGAACCTGGATTGTCCGTCATATCCGGACATCGTGACACACACTTCAAGGATCTACAAAAATTCGGGGTCGGACAATACGCTGTCTTCAATGATCAGGAAACAAAATTCATCTATCAAGTACGACGAATGAAAACCGTGGTGGCGGGGAAGGGTGATACCATACCTTCTATCAGGAGCAAGAACACCATCCTTTGGATTTCCACCTGTTTCCCCTTCTCATTCCACGGACCTGCTCCCTATCGACGAATCTTTGAATTGGATTTGATTCGTGAGGAAAAGGGTATAAAATGGCACAATGAATAA
- a CDS encoding sortase domain-containing protein, translating to MIRFVEWFIWLVILAALSVGGYTGYQIMSERRSSSTQDPQYTNSSMENWEDTSYKSDITPTRIPITLLGKENRYCPKVEEMTLPGNSDKIYNIMFAHNTEMEEDCLKKGPILLGGEDDSRLAVPGEPGLAVVSGHRDTQFEDMETVEKGDYVILNDQRTKRTFQVRRYRTIPKDEATVEPVTNTTKSLLWISTCYPFKFHGPAPYRRIYELEMVREESGVPWHNSNEDH from the coding sequence ATGATTCGATTCGTGGAATGGTTCATTTGGCTCGTCATCCTAGCGGCACTCAGTGTAGGTGGGTACACGGGCTATCAAATCATGTCGGAGAGAAGGAGCTCGTCCACACAGGATCCTCAATACACGAATTCCTCCATGGAGAACTGGGAGGATACATCCTATAAATCAGATATAACACCAACCAGAATACCCATCACATTGTTGGGAAAGGAAAATCGTTACTGCCCCAAAGTGGAGGAAATGACTCTTCCTGGCAATAGCGACAAAATTTATAACATCATGTTCGCTCATAATACGGAAATGGAAGAGGATTGCTTGAAGAAAGGGCCCATACTGCTGGGGGGAGAGGACGACTCCCGACTCGCGGTCCCCGGTGAACCAGGTTTGGCCGTTGTATCGGGACATAGGGATACCCAATTCGAAGACATGGAGACCGTAGAAAAAGGGGATTACGTAATCCTCAATGACCAAAGGACAAAGCGTACCTTCCAGGTTCGTAGGTACCGAACTATTCCCAAAGACGAAGCGACGGTTGAACCCGTTACGAATACAACAAAATCACTCCTCTGGATTAGTACCTGCTACCCCTTTAAATTCCATGGTCCGGCCCCCTATCGACGTATCTACGAGCTGGAAATGGTGCGTGAAGAATCGGGTGTACCTTGGCACAATTCTAATGAAGACCATTAA
- the rnz gene encoding ribonuclease Z has translation MQLHFLGTGAGCPTLLRNVSALALQMPEQGGIIWLFDCGEGTQHRIHASPLRLPKLTHIFITHLHGDHVFGLPGILSSRASQGATEPLTLYGPEGITNLVETILRISSTRLRYPLSIIEWKDGDVFLEPPFALTIAELEHGIPSFGIRLDEYPARPGSLNTEKLQSHGIPAGPLYGQLKKQELTLLPNGNLLRREDFLLPSPPPRCLVICGDTRPSPTTVQLAHKTQILVHEATYRHSETERAERFYHSTSIEAARVAREAGIRTLLLNHLSARYDREAAQELLMEARSIFPNTEVAFDGWSYPIPQQRRAKKGETTTEDKPK, from the coding sequence ATGCAGCTTCACTTTCTGGGAACAGGGGCGGGTTGCCCCACACTGCTGCGCAACGTCTCCGCACTGGCTCTTCAGATGCCGGAACAGGGGGGAATCATATGGCTCTTCGATTGTGGGGAGGGCACACAACATCGCATCCACGCCTCACCCCTACGCTTGCCTAAACTCACCCATATCTTCATCACCCACCTTCACGGGGACCATGTTTTTGGGCTACCCGGTATTCTCAGCAGTCGTGCCTCACAGGGGGCCACAGAACCACTAACTCTGTACGGACCTGAAGGAATTACAAACCTAGTGGAAACAATACTACGAATCAGTTCTACACGCTTACGCTATCCCCTTTCTATCATAGAATGGAAAGATGGGGATGTATTCCTAGAACCGCCCTTTGCCTTGACAATCGCAGAACTGGAACACGGCATTCCCTCCTTTGGCATACGACTAGATGAGTATCCTGCTCGACCCGGTTCCCTCAACACAGAAAAATTGCAATCCCACGGAATCCCAGCTGGCCCTCTGTACGGTCAACTAAAAAAACAGGAACTAACACTATTACCCAATGGAAATCTGTTAAGGAGGGAGGATTTTTTGCTCCCCAGTCCTCCCCCCCGCTGTTTGGTAATCTGCGGGGATACAAGACCCTCCCCAACAACGGTTCAACTAGCCCATAAAACCCAGATCCTGGTCCACGAGGCCACCTACCGACACAGTGAGACAGAACGAGCGGAACGCTTCTACCACTCTACCTCCATTGAGGCGGCCCGAGTGGCAAGGGAGGCCGGGATCAGGACCCTACTGCTCAACCATTTGAGTGCCCGCTATGACAGGGAAGCGGCCCAAGAACTGCTAATGGAGGCCCGATCCATCTTCCCCAACACAGAGGTCGCCTTTGATGGGTGGTCCTATCCAATTCCCCAGCAACGCCGTGCGAAGAAGGGTGAAACTACAACCGAAGATAAACCAAAATGA
- a CDS encoding ATP-binding cassette domain-containing protein, with product MGTYHTNCIGHPQLPSIYPHTAEARSMRDKEPFRSKPPLPSHTPPHPATQKSHRLRGLDAQSRWFSEMGSEIPPRKTPRERSTSTAPLSRMKRLEQQRGQTTHWWENPLRKFGLKKKKLGRAAISPPITQENAIVIRNLSQSFAGRRILHNINLTIPRGTLLGLIGPNGAGKTVTIRILAGLLCPSAGQIFLLDKPFSAWHSPPLGIVMEEPIIFPERTAIGNLEWFKQKTTHSPQKRNLQSLLEKVNIDPSNPQPVRNFSLGMRKRLNLAQALLDDPPILLLDEPLAAMDGRSRSMVTNLLQREASQGKAILWASAEAKSCYNACDRIAVLAGGRIRMEGTPEQIQKQWIMGPLRVNVTTTPLAKERLQSLRRRTLPHGATQWTLDHNQLTACVEDERSIPALLHALQEESIPIYGLHTTNPIDHSLFP from the coding sequence GTGGGTACATACCATACCAATTGCATTGGGCACCCTCAGTTGCCTAGCATCTATCCCCATACTGCGGAGGCGAGGAGTATGAGGGATAAGGAACCGTTCCGCTCCAAACCGCCATTGCCATCCCACACCCCCCCTCACCCCGCAACACAGAAATCCCATCGATTACGTGGATTGGATGCACAATCCCGATGGTTTTCCGAGATGGGTTCGGAAATTCCCCCAAGAAAAACCCCGCGTGAACGATCCACATCCACCGCCCCGCTGAGCCGCATGAAACGTCTTGAACAACAAAGGGGACAGACCACACATTGGTGGGAAAACCCATTACGAAAATTTGGTTTAAAAAAAAAGAAATTGGGTCGGGCTGCAATATCCCCACCCATCACCCAAGAAAACGCCATTGTCATCCGAAACCTCAGTCAATCCTTCGCGGGGAGACGCATACTACACAACATAAACCTGACGATCCCACGCGGTACCCTTCTGGGTCTTATCGGTCCTAACGGTGCCGGCAAAACAGTCACAATTCGGATCCTGGCAGGCCTTCTATGCCCCAGCGCGGGGCAAATTTTTTTGCTAGACAAGCCCTTTTCCGCATGGCATAGTCCACCACTGGGGATTGTAATGGAGGAACCTATTATCTTCCCCGAAAGAACAGCCATTGGAAATCTGGAATGGTTCAAACAAAAGACGACACATTCCCCCCAGAAACGAAATCTCCAAAGTCTACTGGAAAAGGTAAATATCGATCCTTCCAACCCCCAACCTGTACGAAATTTTTCCCTGGGAATGAGGAAACGACTCAACCTTGCACAGGCCCTCCTTGATGACCCCCCCATTTTGCTACTGGACGAACCCTTAGCCGCTATGGATGGCCGAAGCCGATCTATGGTCACGAATCTCCTACAGAGGGAGGCTAGCCAGGGAAAAGCTATCTTGTGGGCCTCTGCGGAGGCTAAATCTTGTTACAATGCCTGTGATCGTATAGCCGTCCTGGCCGGTGGGAGAATCCGTATGGAGGGTACACCCGAGCAGATCCAAAAACAGTGGATCATGGGCCCTCTGCGCGTCAATGTAACAACCACCCCCCTCGCTAAGGAACGTCTACAATCCCTCAGAAGGCGAACCCTCCCCCATGGGGCCACACAATGGACATTGGATCACAATCAATTGACAGCTTGTGTAGAGGATGAACGCAGTATTCCCGCCCTACTACATGCCCTACAGGAAGAATCCATTCCTATCTACGGGCTCCATACCACAAATCCGATCGATCATTCCCTTTTCCCTTAG
- a CDS encoding ABC transporter permease has protein sequence MLTIWRHECSLRTRGLQLLALVAILVGISIALSTQYTSFLQSSLGPLPLQGLALRILHLLIMLFGFLLVLTLSHGSMERDLQSGRLRLYLTRLSYGEVILGKFLGILTFWIITVTMGFLILSLFYSPGSWYDLSNMYAILVFSTGITILLSSHFRNSSSILLIGMVLWLALITLGLTRQINQTTTTLHWITPMFWVDRDNPWVHTIPIALGTLSCLASIPILRRRGV, from the coding sequence ATGCTAACTATCTGGCGTCACGAATGCTCCCTACGCACACGAGGCCTACAATTGTTGGCACTGGTTGCCATCCTCGTGGGCATTTCCATAGCCCTATCTACACAATACACGTCCTTCCTACAATCGTCCCTGGGACCTCTGCCCCTGCAGGGATTAGCACTCCGCATTCTCCATCTCCTAATTATGTTGTTCGGTTTTCTACTCGTTCTCACCCTCTCCCATGGGTCTATGGAGAGAGATCTCCAGTCGGGGCGATTACGCCTCTATCTCACCCGGCTCTCCTATGGGGAAGTCATCTTAGGAAAGTTCCTCGGCATCCTTACCTTCTGGATCATCACCGTAACGATGGGTTTCCTGATCCTCTCCCTTTTCTACTCCCCAGGGTCTTGGTATGACCTGAGTAATATGTATGCCATATTAGTTTTCTCCACAGGAATAACCATTCTGCTATCGAGTCATTTCCGAAATTCCTCCTCCATCCTACTGATTGGTATGGTACTATGGCTGGCACTGATCACCCTGGGACTGACTCGCCAGATAAATCAAACGACCACAACCCTCCACTGGATTACCCCCATGTTTTGGGTGGACCGGGACAACCCGTGGGTACATACCATACCAATTGCATTGGGCACCCTCAGTTGCCTAGCATCTATCCCCATACTGCGGAGGCGAGGAGTATGA
- a CDS encoding S1C family serine protease: MKPPRKSAGVIYRPFDFTALVKRASPGVVMLVIRKRVKVPVMVERPWPPSDTQELLQFMEFERPVEKEQIVENIGTGFIVHEGGYILTNYHVIQGEHSILVRLSSGEKLLPVRILAVDRERDFALLGVQTPAPIPPLPLGCSRMVQPGEWVVAIGNPLGAGFERTVTVGVVSGLQRSVRGKDRAYQNLIQVDAAINPGNSGGPLLNVSGYVVGMCTLVVQPAQNIGFAISVDTIRDFLGRCFS; this comes from the coding sequence ATGAAACCACCACGCAAGTCGGCGGGGGTCATTTATCGCCCCTTTGATTTCACCGCGTTGGTGAAGCGTGCCAGTCCCGGTGTTGTCATGCTTGTCATTCGCAAGAGGGTGAAGGTTCCCGTAATGGTGGAGCGTCCTTGGCCACCTAGTGACACGCAGGAACTCCTCCAATTTATGGAATTCGAACGGCCAGTGGAGAAGGAGCAGATCGTAGAAAACATTGGTACGGGTTTCATCGTTCACGAGGGTGGTTACATTCTGACTAATTACCACGTTATACAGGGCGAACATTCCATTTTGGTGCGCCTATCCTCCGGTGAGAAATTATTACCTGTTAGGATTTTGGCAGTGGATAGGGAGAGGGATTTCGCACTATTGGGAGTGCAGACGCCCGCACCGATCCCCCCCCTGCCCCTGGGGTGTAGTCGTATGGTGCAACCGGGGGAGTGGGTAGTTGCCATTGGTAACCCTCTCGGTGCAGGTTTTGAGAGAACGGTAACGGTAGGGGTTGTTAGTGGCTTACAGAGATCGGTGCGGGGCAAGGATAGGGCGTATCAGAATTTGATTCAGGTGGATGCAGCGATCAATCCGGGCAACAGTGGGGGTCCACTGTTGAATGTGAGTGGATATGTAGTGGGAATGTGTACTTTGGTAGTCCAACCCGCACAGAACATAGGTTTTGCCATCAGTGTGGATACCATCCGTGATTTTTTGGGACGTTGTTTTTCATGA
- a CDS encoding VOC family protein has product MKQLSHITLVVKDQEEAKEWYTHKLGWEVHTDESYGGIRWLTMHLSEQPNLEIAIYPANEKDPTPLFQKPGLTAGWIFHTDDCKEEIERLRREDVRIVLEPVEHPWGIHAVFADLYGNQFSLVQPIQN; this is encoded by the coding sequence TTGAAACAACTATCCCACATCACCCTAGTAGTTAAGGACCAAGAAGAGGCCAAAGAGTGGTACACTCACAAGTTAGGGTGGGAGGTACATACGGATGAATCCTATGGTGGCATACGATGGCTGACGATGCATCTATCAGAACAACCCAACTTAGAAATCGCCATCTACCCCGCCAATGAAAAGGACCCCACCCCACTGTTTCAAAAACCAGGACTTACGGCAGGTTGGATATTCCATACCGATGATTGCAAGGAAGAAATCGAAAGGTTACGCAGGGAAGACGTGCGCATCGTACTTGAGCCTGTGGAACACCCCTGGGGGATTCATGCTGTCTTCGCCGATCTATATGGAAATCAATTCTCACTTGTGCAACCCATACAGAACTGA